ttattcaataaataatagCACCAGTATCATATTTAGATATAAACCTTGCCTTTCCTGAACAGCGGTGACCCAACCTAAGCTATCCTTAGTTGACGCCCTCCACTTCCCTAGATTTTCTCATTTTAGAGCTGCACATTAGGAAGCTCACAAGTCCCCGGATCTTTACAATCTTTTTTACCCTTACATCATCTATCATAAGTAAGTTATGAAGATATCAGCTTATTGAGTCGGTTCTAATAGGCTGGTAGTCTAAAACTTTGAGTCTATTTCAAATATACCTAAAATCGAAATCAATTTTGAATATGGAAACCACAACTGAATCCTAAACATTTGGTAAAATCGAAACCGGAACGAAACCGAAATATATTTTGAGGAACGAAGCCAATTCTTTTATAAACCGACATGAAACCGGTGCGAAACCTAAATTAGTTTTgagaaatgaaaacaaaacttgaacaaaatgctTAATAAATCCGAAATACGATCGAAATAAAACCGAAATTAATTACCAAACTGATTTTAAAAAGCGAAATCAAAACACTTTGTTAAACCGAAACCGGAGCGAaaccaaaattaattttgaagaaaaaaaccGCAACCCAAGTGTTAGCCTCATCTACGCGAGCCGAATCTTTACAAATatgcatcatacacatatttagcatttTATTCGATTTCCTTATGGAACCTGTGGGTGGGGTGacagaatggcctagaaggtttcatgtggtcatactaaagcgatcccgagatggtcggtgtTGGGAATCCCTGctctaaaaatttgtttatatacttacgCACAACTATATTTGAAATTACCATTGTTTGCAGGCATATGCACATACTAAGGTTGTTGTTTTCATGTTTCTATTGTTTCATATTCTTGCTATATTAAAGCTGTTTACGCCAACTAAAATTctgtaacatacatatgtacaacatacatacatacatttcaactgttcattattttttgccTTTTTCTTTGTTCAACCAAAGTGACCGCTTCTCCTGTTTGGTGTTTTTGTAAACTGCAGTGCATTCTTCCAACTTCCAAGCTGGTACGGTAAATGCAAATCGTTTGACCGTTTGCTAATGAAGGGATAAATAGTCGCGAAAGTAAGTATTTTCAATTTAGTCACCGATTAGCCAAAGGAAGTGGAAGGACGTACTGCGGCAAGTGTGTCATATTTTtcttgtatgtgcatatgtatttattgtaacattttttatagaaataaacTGCTAAGACTGCCAAAGCAAGTTAAATTCGTACCACTTAATCGGTGACAGCTTTATTTCGCAACACATACTTTATTTCGCACGCAAATTTTGCAGCctatatttttatttcacagcCTTTGCATATGcgacataattttatatttattgccAGTGCCATACAATTTTTAGCAGCAGACTGGATTTGCACAACTATTGCCGATGCCATACAATTTCAGCTGCAGTTTGGATTTGCaccattttaatttaatttatttaaatttttgacatAACTTTGCTGTTTGTTgtttgtttctttatttttatatttcatgggCAAGTCACCTCGGCGTCCCACATCGGCCAATTTGCCAGCTATGGAAACAAATGCTCAACCAACAGCCGTATCAAGGGCCAGCCAGGTCACCGAAGCACCAGTTGCCACCTCCGATTCGTCAGCCGCTCCAAGTGCCGCCGGAGTCACCACACGATCTTCATCAGCCAATGCCGCCGCACGTCAAGATAATGTGGTTGCAACTCTACAAAGGCGAATAGCCATGTTAGAGAACAGTTTGTCAGCAGCACAGACGGTAATAAGGGAGAATCAAGCGCGTAGTGAGGGGCAAAATTCGAATATGCCAAGCACATCAAATGTGAACAATACCGTCGCCAGGCGTTCccatgtaatgtggaaccaacgcctctaacacccgtttccttatggtccacccctgttgaaacggcaagtttccttggactcccgttagaggatattgatgacaatttgtgatcggtcgcggctattaggtggggcgagcattgctacaacaacaaccaccgtCGCCAGGGTATCAGTCTCGCAGCCAGCGGAGCCACAAACGACACAGGCGCCAATAACTTATTCGTCGGGGTCACGTTCGCCAAATTCACAATTGCCGCAGTTAGACGAAGCCCGTTACTCTCCGCCACTCTATGTCACAAGTACCGCCGCTGCTAATACACCGACCGTTGCGATGATGAATAATATGTATCAGCCAATTGTACAGCCGACTGATACACGCTCTATTAGCTCCATTACAAATTCGGTTCCAAATATCACAAATATGGGTTCTACAACCACGCCATTGTCCACCTTCCCAAGGAAGATGCAGCCTCTGCCGGATTTCTGTGGGAAGCCCGAAGATTGGCCAATATTTTACACGGCTTTCACAGAATCCACTGCGATGTATGGGTATAGCAACTTCGAGAATAATCAACGTTTGCAGAAAAGCCTAAAGGGAGACGCAGGCTGTCAGATCACTCCTGATACACCCCAACAACGTAGGCAACATTTTGGAGCTTTTGAAATTTAGGTTTGGTCGTCCTGAACAACTGATTCGTAGCCAGTTGTCAAAGGTGAGGGAAATAGCACCCATTTCGGAGCACGCCATGGCAAAAATCATCCCGTTCGCAACTAAGGTTAGTAATATTTGTGTATTTTTGCAATCTGCTCATGGAGGTGAGTTGCACTTGGCTAACCCTACACTACTCGATGACCTGGTATCGAAGTTGCCCGTTAGCAAGCGTATCGAGTGGGCTAGCTTCGCAGCAACGATACAGCCATATGCGAATGTAAAGCATTTTTGCGACTGGCTAATGTCATCTGCACTGTTTGCGCTGAAAATCAACCGACGGAGTCAAAGAGCCGTACCGTTTTACATGCCACCGAGCCGCAGCGATCGCCGAGATGTCCTATTTGCCAGGGTTCCCATAAGCCAGAAGTGTGTGCGCGCTTCATAGAAATTTCAGTTCCGAACAGGTGGGCAGAAGTTAAACGAAATCGTATGTGTTTCTCTTGTCTCAATTTAGGTCGTGGTACACGGAATTGCCAACGCCGCAAGCCATGCGCTATCGAAGGGTACCGAAGGGTGCACCACAAGCTTCTGCATGAAGCCATCGGGAGCAAAAACAATTTCCCAAGCCAATCAACACCATCGCAGCCTTGCATAAAATCCACATCTGCGAACGCTCAAAACTCGAACAGGCCAACACCAACCCAACGGTCATCTCACACTCAACAAGTTTCACAAGAACCAGGACCAGCAGTTTTGAGTTGTAGCTCCGCTGATAGTAAACTTTTGTACCGCATACTTCCAGTCACTTTATACGGCAATCAAAGACGCATCGATACGTATGCACTCCTGGATGAAGGGTCATCCATAACAATGATCGACAGTGACATCGTTCGAGAGTTAGGCATCCAGGGACGAAAGCAGAGTTTGAACATCCAATGGTTTGGAGGGCGTACAGTGGAAGAGCTAACAATGGTGGTAGATTTGCTAATCAGTGGTGCCGGTATGGAGCACAAACATAACTTCCGAAGCGTTTTTGCAGTATCAAACTTGCAACTCCCCTTGCAAAGCGTGAGTAAGGATGATTTGAAGTCAAATGTTCAACGGTGCCATTTACCAGTTCGGCCATATAACGAGGTAAGACCCAAATTACTGACTGGCCTTGATCATTGTCATTTAGGTTTGCCGTCGACTACAATAAAATTGAACATGAGTGGTCCTTTCGTCGCTAAAACACAATTGGGTTGGGTGGTGTTTGGTCCAACGACTGCTTCATCGACGTTGCCGTCAACTTGTTTGTACGTGAACAGCCAGGCCGATCAACTTCTACATAATTTGGTGTCTGATTTTTTTGATACTGAGAGTTTCGGGGTTAGTGCTACGCCCCCGATAGTAAGTGATTTAGACGTTCGAGCTACAGCTATCCTGAAGACTACAACATGCCGAGTGGATGGAAGGTTCCAAACAGGTCTTTTATGGAAATCTGACAACATTAAATTGCCTAATAGCTACAACATGGCGCTAAAACGATTAGCAAATGTGGAGAAGAAGATGAGTTGTGATACAAATTTCGCCACCGAGTACAAGCACATCATGGACTCTTATATCAGCAACAAATATGCACGAAAACTGTCCGCTGCAGAAGCCGCAATGTCTACACCTACGACCTGGTATCTGCCGCATTTTGCCGTTGCTAACCCTAATAAACCGGGTAAGTTGCGTATGGTTTTCGACGCCGCAGCTGAGGTAAGTGGCATATCCCTCAATTCACAATTGCTGAAGGGGCCGCAGGCATATCGTTTGTTGACATCTATATTGTTTCATATTCGGGAAGGTGCTGTCGCGGTGTGTGCAGACATTAGGGAGATGTCCCACCAAGTGCTTATTCAAGAACAAGATAGATGTGCTCAACGGTTTCTCTGGCGTAGTGGTGATCCAACAAGCACTCCAGATGTCTACGAGATGTGTGTAACGACGTTCGGCGCGGCATGTTCGCCGTGCGCAGCCAATTATGTCAAAACAATTAACGCGTTGGAGCATCAAAGCGAAAATTGTATAACTAAACGTGCTGTGAAGGCAATATTGGACCACCACTACGTCGATGACTTCGTGGACAGTTTCGGCTCGGAAGAGGAAGCAATTTCAGTGTCAGAGGAGGTGCGAGCCATTCACAAGAAAGCAGGTTTCGAGCTCCGCCATTTTACTTCAAATTCTTCGAAAGTAGTAGCAGCACTTGGTGGTTCTGATGACACACGCGTAATTGCCAAGAAGGAAGGTGTGTTAGCTGAACGTGTACTGGGCATGTTTTGGGAATCATTTTCAGATTGTTTCGGATTCAAGTTGAAGTTCCATAACGTAGACCCAGCGGTGATAAATGGAATCAGGCGCCCTAGCAAAAGAGAACTTTTAAGCGTTGTTATGTCCATCTGCGACCCTTTAGGATTACTAAGCAACTTCGTTGTAGGGGCCGTGATGGAATATGCTATACCACGTTTTTATTTCCGCAACGGTGCTCCACATAAATTGCAACTACACGTATTTGTCGACGCCAGTGAAGACGCCTTTGCCGCTGTTGCCTATTGGCGATCTTGTAACTCCTTTGGGGATGTTGAGGTGGCTTTCGTATGCGCAAAGTCAAAATGCGCGCCAATGAAAACTTTAACAATACCAAGGCTGGAACTGCAGGCAGCGGTTTTGGGTACGCGTCTTATGCAGTGCATACGTGAAGAGCATTTAGTAGACATCGAAGACTGTATCTTGTGGAGCGACTCGACAACCGTGATCAAATGGCTTCGAAGTGAGCATCGTCGCTATAAACCCTTTGTGCAACATAGGGTGGCGGAGATTTTAGCAACTACCAACATACGTAATTGGAGATGGATACCTAGTGCACTAAATGTGGCCGATGAAACGACGCGTAAGAATGATAACGTCGATTTTAGCAAGGTAGCACGCTGGTCATGTGGACCCCAGTTTCTACAGAAGGAAGAGCTTACGTGGCCTTGTGAAGATGTCATCGATCGTGGCAAATTTTGCCTTAGTCATCGTAAGTTGCAACCTtataaatattaaacaattttcttCATTTAATAGATTGGTCAGAACATTCGCTTGGGTGATTCGCTTTATTGATATTTGCCGCCGCCGGGTTCAGCCAGATCGATGCTATGGTCTCACCGCTAACGAAGTTGATACAGCCAAACGTATTTTGTGTCGCCTAGTCCAGCATGAGGTATACGGTGCGGAAATCGAAGCCATTAAAAATGGCCATAACATCCCTAAAGACAGTGTACTGCTACAACTTTCGCCATATATAGACGAGGAGAGTGTTTTACGTGTGCAGGGACGCATCGACGCTGCCAGCTGGCTGCCAATCAGCGCGCGACACCCCATTATTTTGCCGCCTGACCATGCATTTACAAAACTATTAGTAACGCACTATCATTCCGCCACACACCATCAAAACTATGAGGCTACGATTTGCAACATTCGTCGCAGTTACTGGGTGCTGCGTCTACGAGGTCTGCTGCGCAGTGTGATTGCCGCATGTTCAGTATGTCGATTAAACAAATCAGCGCCGGTGGCTCCATTGATGGGGCCTTTGCCCATTGATAGGCTTACTCCGTACGTTCGGCCGTTTAGCTATACAGGTTTCGATTATTTTGGCCCGGTAACCATCACTGTCCGACGCAGCACTGAGAAGAGGTGGGTGGCACTTTTTACTTGTTGACTGTGAGAGCTGTACATTTGGAATTGGCGCATGATCTAAGCACGGATTCATGCATTATCGCTATGCGAAACTACTTTATGAACCGACGTGGGGTGCCCATACGTATCAGATCGGACAATGGTAAAAATTTCGTTGGGGCTGACCGAGAGGCAAAGCGATTCACAGAAGTGTTTGACTGCGTTCGTCTGCAAAGCGAGTTGTCTCAAAGGGGTGTGGAGTGGGTGTTCAACACACCATTTAATCCGGCAGAAGGTGGCGCATGGGAAAGAATGGTGCAGTGCGTCAAGCGGGTGTTGCGTCACACGTTGAATGAGACTGCGCCTCGCAAACATACGCTGTACAGCTTTCTTATTGAAGCAGAGAACGTGGTTAATTCTACGCCCTTAACACATTTGCCGATCAGCGTCGATCAGGAGCAACCACTAACTCCTAACGACTTTTTACTGGGAGAAACAAACATTGCAAATACTCCTAGCGCTTGCATTGAAATTGAGAATGgtaattgtttacgtaaacagtGGCGCATCGGACGGCAATTGAGAGATCACTTTTGGCGGCGGTGGATATCTGAGTATCTGCCAACCTTAACTCGACGGGTGAAATGGTGCCAGCGAAAGAAGCCAATGCAAAAACGTGACTTGGTATTTGTATGTGACCCAAATGTTCCACGTAAAGAATGGTGTCGTGGCAAAGTCTAGCAAGTGTACCCTGGCTCCGATGGGGAAATACGGCGTGCAGACATACGAACTACTAGTGGAGTAAAACGGCGACCAGTTTCCAAGCTGGCTGTTCTGGACGTTGATGATGGTGAATCTTCCTGATTCACGGGGGCGGGGATGTTGGGAATCCCTGCtcgaaaaatttgtttatatacttacgCACAACTATATTTGAAATTACCATTGTTTGCAGGCATATGCACATACTAAGGTTGTTGTTTTCATGTTTCTATTGTTTCATATTCTTGCTATATAAAAGCTGTTTACGCCAACTAAAATTctgtaacatacatatgtacaacatacatacatacatttcaactgttcattattttttgccTTTTTCTTTGTTCAACCAAATTGACCGCTTCTCCTGTTTGGTGTTTTTGTAAACTGCAGTGCATTCTTCCAACTTCCAAGCTGGTACGGTAAATGCAAATCGTTTGACCGTTTGCTAATGAAGGGATAAATAGTCGCGAAAGTAAGTATATTCAATTTAGTCACCGATTAGCCAAAGGAAGTGGAAGGACGTACTGCGGTAAGTGTGTCATATTTTtcttgtatgtgcatatgtatttattgtaacattttttatagaaataaacTGCTAAGACTGCCAAAGCAAGTTAAATTCGTACCACTTAATCGGTgacagtcgggctagtaccttaatagtgcttgctaccgaaacgtaccggatctgcatctggcaagggaccatcaacaacaataatactccccaaaaccttcggggaatgtgcttatggctacaacaacaacaacaactttgctAAATTTTGTTTCAATCATAATACGCAATTAAATTTGTTCAATAAaattgttatggattcgcatttacattggaagcagtaaggaaggcggtcggcgtgatgtggtggtgcacagtggctagtgattgtcggctggggcgggtccttgccaaccttactgttcctgcgccataaacagaaaaaagttcctatcatgcctatcaaaacgaacagctgtcaaattcaaaaaaaacctggcagaagcgcagagaccgactcaaaacgcttataaattgaAAACTGAAacgacatccggccgaaccggatgccacggacagaccgttaacattcaaaaaattcaaaaatctaaattcaaaattcaaaaactgacgcaagaaaaatttccgaaccggacatgaccggttaccaaacgataaaatcaaagagaaaaaaaaaatgctgaaatcaaaataaaagaaccaaaagggaaataaacataaagggccgaatatatagaggggcgccgcgggtgttgtttcgacgcccggtgcttagcccaccctcaaaaaccatggccaccgacgcaccttaATTTCGGGTGCCCCTTACCTGGtttacctaagtgccttctaaataagtggcgacgccagcattcccatttcaaattacaaaatttatttaaaattcatcataaaaaaaaaactgaaatatcatTAAGTATGTCTATGTGTTTTAATCTTCGCGAGCTTCCTGCTCATAAGGCAATACAatctgattcttttttttttttatttactttcgtgAAGTCTAAGTTATAATTTTGGTTGGCTTacataactattttataaattcataaacGCATATAGGTTGGCACCTATCGGCATAATAAATTTATTATAGTAATTTGTTTGGTATCTTTGTTTCTAAATACCCTCTTTAAATGCTATTCTGCTTTACGTACATAAATTCTCTTATCTGTCTAATAGCAAGTTTTGGTTAAGTTAACTTactattgatgtgtttatgtacatagaGCAGCCTATTTAACTTATTGGGTTGGTAGGGATTAGTAAGATTTTGAAGCTGAACATCCGTGCATTTCTCTACATATGAATTGATTTCCTTATCTCTGCCAACaaggtacccaacaaaaaaaaatttccagttcatgaactacggtacatgcatgtcagtaggtaggtatgttagaagtgaaggaatcaaaatatatgcagaaaaaggaaatggatattcactggtaggagtgattaaccataccaaaaaaaaatatctatatatatgtttCTTTATTCGTCCAAATGGCATTGAATGGCCTAGGCATGTATATGTATTCTATCTTAAATGAGTCTTACTGAATGCTATGTTACTTCAATTGTAGGCagtaaaagttaataaataagtgtataatatttaggtatgtgttcgtgttaattgtaaaatactttatgattgtccagaatcaaaaaaaaaggttgTCGGGAAAATATATCAACATTGGCATAATAATTGGTGCTTGCAAAGGGTTGCacgtacgtacatacaaataaaccATAATGGCATACGTTTAAAAGCTAATCGCATTACTATACAATTTGGTTGGATttatacattgaaaatatattacgcTTTAGCGAAGTTTGTCGCCTTGACATGACAGTCTATTTTCTGGCAGATAATTCCAATGGTCTCCTTTAATTTGGCTTATACTAGTACAAAGGCATAGTGGTATATAGTTATGATAGGTACATCTGCGAGtaaaaaaaaagtagaaaatcGGCTTGCAAGTTGCAGCAATTAATCTTCTATTTCCATTTCCCTCAATTGTAAGACCTTTACTGATTTAAACGACAATGACtgtcaaccaatttcgaaaccgttttGGAGCGCGATATAGTCTAATTTAAGACGAGTtccaggttatatatataattctgttccatacaacaatgtgaattttgctttgaaaattataaaaattgcgtatcattgttgctgcaattttattgctcgcaggtgtatgtacgacatcctacattatacaagcctttacatattaaaatctaatccactgttcaaaacaatttaactaaCTTTTTAACGCGGTAAAATATGTCGGATACAAAATCGAAACATTTACAAgtgaattattaaaattttgtacatagttttggctgctttagctatatgaccatttcatatagggtggtgcgtatgctttggtcattcctcatcgacctggtgccggtggcaaaccttctttgttttgtaaaaaaaaaagcttGTAGAGCTATCTATAAGTTCACTCAAGCGaaggcaaaatataaaggaacggactcaccgctttaaccgctgatattcgctgTCGCATTTGGCCTGGCCAcaggcctaggttcgctgccctgtggttgtcattgtagctgatatattgtagcccgtatggtcgtagctgataaagatgcggctatgttgttgtagccgttatagtcgtagctgataggattacGCTAGTATTGTTAAAGCCGGTGTGGACGTAGCTgatgaagatgcggctagtattgctgtagccgttatagtcgtagctgataggattacgctagtattgttatagccggtatggacgtagctgatgaagatgcggctagtattgctgtagccgttatagtcgtagctgataggattacgctagtattgttatagccggtatggacgtagctgataaagatgcggctagtattgctgtcggtggtaccgcctgttgtaggtgctaacattagtggccgcaggcctatgttcgcggccccgcGGTGTGACCGCTGCCCATCGGACTcggcaaaataacaaaaaaaaaaaaaaaaaaagttattatatatatataaatcgatcgcgtgaacaggattagcccggtttcgtttgatacccatattgtacagcacgcattctagagtcacccctggtccacctttatgtcgatatttcgaaaaggcgaccacctatccaactaccaccactcccttttaaaaccctcactaatacctttaatttgatacccatatcgtacaaacacattctagagtcaccgctggtccacctttatggcgatatctcgaaaaggcgtccatctatagaactaagaccctggtccacctttatggcgatatctcgaaaaggcgtccacctataaaactaaggcccactcccttttaaaatgttcattaacccctttcatttgatacccatatcgtacaaacaaattctagggtcacccctgatccacctttatggcgatatctcgaaccggcgtccacctatggaattaaggatcactcccttttaaaatactcattaacacctttcatttgatacccatatcgtacaaacaaattctagagtcaaccctaatccacctttatggcgatatccctaattggcgtccacctatagaactatggcccactccctcataaaatactctttaatacctttcatttgatacacatgtcatacaaacacattccaggattacccccggttcattttcctacatggttattttcccttatgttgtcaccatagctctcaactgagtatgtaatgttcggttacgcccgaacttaaccttacttgtttttatactcagttgagcagagctcacagagtatattaactttgattggataacggttggttgtacaggtataaaggaatcgagatagatatagacttccatatatcaaaatcatcagtatcgaaaaaaaattcgattgagccatgtccgtccgtccgttaacacgataacttgagtaaattttgaggtatcttgatgaaatttggtatgtaggttcctgggcactcatctcagatcgctatttaaaatgaacgatatcggacaataaccacgcccactttttcgatatcgaaaatttcgaaaaatcgaaaaagtgcgataattcactactaaatacggattaagcgatgaaacttggtaggtgagttgaccttatgacgcagaatagaaaactagtaaaattttggacaatgggcgtggtaccgcccactttgaaaagaaggtaatttagaagttttgcaagctgtaatttggcagtcgttgaagatatcatgatgaaatttggcaggaacgttactcttattactatatgtctggttaataaaaattagcaaaatcggagaacgaccacgcccacttttaaaaaaaattttttttaattcattcaaggttcgaatcgagctcaaggccagaacaataagctaaatggttagcgcagcatgcctaaagcgtactgatgatgaaggcttagcacccttcgaaatggatctatctgcgcagctatggcaggttgtctgaaaaattttctacttactattccaaaaacaaaatacaatttttcaaatttagaaaaattaaaaaataacaataattatcattggaaaaaaattattgttctggccttaagctcgattcgaaccttgaatgatttatcaataggccgataaaaacaaaaacaatttttttaattcaaattttaaaagaaaagttaatatctttacagtatataagtaaattatgtcaacattcaactccagtaatgatatgttgcaacaaaatacaaaaataaaagaaaatttcaaaatgggcgtggctccgccctttttcatttaatttgtctaggatacttttaatgccataagtcgaacaaaaatttaccaatccttgtgaaatttggtagaggcttagattctaggacgataactgttttctgtgaaaaagggcgaaatcggttgaagccacgcccagtttttatacacagtcgaccgtctgtccttccgctcggccgttaacacgataacttgagcaaaaatcgatatatctttactaaactcagttcacgtacttatttgaactcactttgtattggtgtaaaaaatggccgaaatccgactatgaccacgcccactttttcgatatcgaaaattacgaaaaatgaaaaaaatgccataataatataccaaatacgaaaaaaggaatgaaagatggtatttgtattggtctattgacgcaaaatataacgttagaaaaaaacttggtaaaatgggtgtgacacctaccatattaagtagaagaaaatgaaaaagttttgcagggcgaaataaaaaaacagttgaaatcatggcaggaatactgttcgtggtattacatatataaataaattagcggtacccgacagatgatgttctggatcaccctcgtccacattttggccgatatctcgaaaacgccttcacatatacaactaagggccactcccttttaaaaccctcattaatacctttaatttgatacccatatcgtacaaacaaattctagagtcacccctggtccacctttatggcgatatcttgaaaaggcgtccacctatagaactaaggcccacgcccttttaaaatactcattagcacctttcatttgatacccatatcgtacaaacaaattctagagtc
The DNA window shown above is from Eurosta solidaginis isolate ZX-2024a chromosome 2, ASM4086904v1, whole genome shotgun sequence and carries:
- the LOC137242042 gene encoding uncharacterized protein, which encodes MCFSCLNLGRGTRNCQRRKPCAIEGYRRVHHKLLHEAIGSKNNFPSQSTPSQPCIKSTSANAQNSNRPTPTQRSSHTQQVSQEPGPAVLSCSSADSKLLYRILPVTLYGNQRRIDTYALLDEGSSITMIDSDIVRELGIQGRKQSLNIQWFGGRTVEELTMVVDLLISGAGMEHKHNFRSVFAVSNLQLPLQSVSKDDLKSNVQRCHLPVRPYNEVRPKLLTGLDHCHLGLPSTTIKLNMSGPFVAKTQLGWVVFGPTTASSTLPSTCLYVNSQADQLLHNLVSDFFDTESFGVSATPPIVSDLDVRATAILKTTTCRVDGRFQTGLLWKSDNIKLPNSYNMALKRLANVEKKMSCDTNFATEYKHIMDSYISNKYARKLSAAEAAMSTPTTWYLPHFAVANPNKPGKLRMVFDAAAEVSGISLNSQLLKGPQAYRLLTSILFHIREGAVAVCADIREMSHQVLIQEQDRCAQRFLWRSGDPTSTPDVYEMCVTTFGAACSPCAANYVKTINALEHQSENCITKRAVKAILDHHYVDDFVDSFGSEEEAISVSEEVRAIHKKAGFELRHFTSNSSKVVAALGGSDDTRVIAKKEGVLAERVLGMFWESFSDCFGFKLKFHNVDPAVINGIRRPSKRELLSVVMSICDPLGLLSNFVVGAVMEYAIPRFYFRNGAPHKLQLHVFVDASEDAFAAVAYWRSCNSFGDVEVAFVCAKSKCAPMKTLTIPRLELQAAVLGTRLMQCIREEHLVDIEDCILWSDSTTVIKWLRSEHRRYKPFVQHRVAEILATTNIRNWRWIPSALNVADETTRKNDNVDFSKVARWSCGPQFLQKEELTWPCEDVIDRGKFCLSHRKLQPYKY